One genomic segment of Bacteroides caccae includes these proteins:
- the nth gene encoding endonuclease III codes for MRKKERYEKVIAWFQENVPVAETELHYNNPYELLIAVILSAQCTDKRVNIITPPLYRDFPTPEALAATTPEVVFEYIRSVSYPNNKAKHLVGMAKMLVNEFNSQVPDNMEDLIKLPGVGRKTANVIQSVVFHKAAMAVDTHVFRVSHRIGLVPDSCTTPFSVEKELMKNIPEKLVPIAHHWLILHGRYVCQARTPKCDTCGLQMMCKYFCNTYKVTKEAPKAKNK; via the coding sequence ATGAGAAAGAAAGAACGTTATGAGAAAGTAATCGCTTGGTTTCAGGAAAATGTGCCAGTAGCCGAAACAGAACTGCATTACAACAATCCGTACGAACTACTGATTGCTGTTATCCTTTCCGCACAATGTACGGATAAACGGGTGAATATCATCACTCCGCCTTTGTATCGGGATTTTCCTACTCCGGAAGCGTTGGCGGCCACCACCCCGGAAGTGGTATTCGAATATATCCGGAGTGTATCTTATCCGAACAATAAAGCTAAACATTTGGTCGGCATGGCTAAAATGTTGGTAAATGAGTTTAATAGTCAAGTTCCCGACAATATGGAAGATTTAATAAAATTGCCCGGTGTAGGAAGGAAAACAGCCAATGTAATACAATCGGTTGTATTTCATAAAGCGGCAATGGCAGTGGATACCCATGTGTTCCGCGTCAGTCACCGCATCGGACTAGTGCCGGACAGTTGTACCACCCCGTTCAGTGTGGAAAAGGAACTGATGAAGAATATCCCGGAAAAACTGGTTCCCATAGCACACCACTGGCTTATCCTGCACGGCCGTTATGTTTGCCAGGCACGCACCCCAAAATGTGACACCTGCGGTTTGCAAATGATGTGCAAATATTTCTGTAACACCTATAAAGTAACGAAAGAGGCACCAAAAGCCAAGAATAAATAA